A single Syngnathus acus chromosome 8, fSynAcu1.2, whole genome shotgun sequence DNA region contains:
- the LOC119125781 gene encoding fas-binding factor 1 homolog isoform X1, whose product MVNKPTMATNPKGKPTKSSFGDGDILESSFDGGKLPPRRKSGRGGLRNSTSDIENIFSILDDVNLDEDNIEGPDMNAASKKTSHSTSAETKKRSDNKESLPEPDILASDMKPREADEISTGGKKIDASSARNKKFSFLDLDDQDDMDDLLDSLPQTKKKTPSKSNSLPTKPEKSTPSHSASLGQKRETTSAAKKLNELVFDDEKDDLIDELGLDYEIPKKKENVLFTNRESDQPQRARTRLDEILENCNSQRPEWPPPGGKKDQSSSREKNYKEVLLDDDLTFGSYQPTVGDNASGPQSRRQSIRFPTEDVSASSPEKKPPIPPTSTRARNPADWLCLSANDEDNVKEKKTSIESPKSPSPPLLERKRSLSGEQNPKMEVNASVLADSKAGKPEVIKKVGEDDDWLVGALSRKKSFSGSNFDAKILTQEQNLGLGEEVDLESLVSKEATSQGRRGRNNTPGKQSSSSMDAGIPFNSSLGQPSLAAQHAPEKEEKAKEVLPQPDLKTNSSAAVQQQVPFSADSLQQLLLQQQMMQSQLLGLRGVLDAGAVQKVDQHNHGDGEDLQARVIQLEAQAKTLQLERDHSQMLLESIQQRHKQDMELMENAHKTRVKLLEESAIQREMRMRQESEDLLERLAALTQTAEKERSELQAHYQRKLAQFQQDQDRDIERLRDLQRKSITEMKKDHEDHIHRLKRLKEEEVDAVTSATSETRSLTLVIEKMEQFSFRLGDLSSLVESRHEHTTHGLEKGARHRDEQLRIMQDRLAQQEKIMAEEKAYLKEIISRMDTQINEQQRQIEKDRWKMTGEQAKVESSLKNLEEERRALTMQMTMEREELERAKRALLEEQKAVMQHCAEERRKLAAEWNVFHAQEKQRREKAEQDVSTLLERREGSILSLAQEQADLKLRGGELKLKETAVAQEREVLEKLKGELEQEKERISTTALRLKIRAQEVDAFSKLAAEKYEEGEQALREAKRVESEHQARLRTIHSQIERLRQLEQRALQERIRINPQETTEKSKLDPPSGSLTQTTPTLPDLGSAVPESKLTLTTNQIVPNSQSVALQASLAIWKYNARKEHDYLQEQQIFLENLKKKSNKLKSQWATAL is encoded by the exons ATGGTAAACAAACCAACAATG GCCACAAATccaaaagggaaaccaactaAAA GCTCATTTGGTGATGGAGATATCCTCGAAAGCTCATTTGATGGTGGCA AACTCCCACCAAGAAGAAAGTCAGGACGTGGTGGATTACGAAATAG cacatCTGACATTGAAAACATCTTCAGTATTCTAGACGATGTAAATTTGGATGAAGACAACATTGAG GGCCCAGATATGAATGCTGCATCAAAGAAAACTTCTCATTCAACTTctgcagaaacaaaaaaacgatcTGATAATAAAGAGTCCTTGCCAGAACCAGATATACTAGCGAGTGATATGAAACCAAGGGAAGCAG ATGAAATTTCcacaggagggaagaagaTAGACGCATCTTCAGCGCGTAACAAAAAGTTCAGCTTCCTTG ACCTCGATGACCAGGATGATATGGATGACCTGTTGGATAGTTTAccgcaaaccaaaaaaaagacgcCATCCAAATCCAATTCACTGCCAACCAAACCTGAAAAATCGACACCTTCACATTCTGCATCTCTCGGccaaaaaagagaaacaa CCAGTGCAGCAAAGAAACTAAATGAACTCGTGTTTGATGATGAGAAAGATGATTTAATTGACGAACTTGGCCTGGATTATGAAATTcccaagaaaaaagaaaatgtgctttttaccAACAGGGAAAG TGACCAACCACAGAGAGCTCGCACCAGACTCGACGAGATTTTAGAGAACTGTAATTCCCAACGTCCAGAATGGCCACCACCAGGCGGGAAGAAGGACCAGTCTTCATCTCGGGAGAAAAACTACAAAG AGGTCCTTTTAGATGATGACCTCACATTTGGGTCATATCAGCCCACAGTGGGAGACAACGCTTCAGGGCCACAGTCCCGTCGGCAGTCTATCAG attccccACGGAGGACGTCAGTGCTTCTTCCCCGGAAAAAAAGCCCCCCATTCCCCCAACCTCCACTCGAGCCCGCAACCCAGCTGACTGGCTCTGTCTCAGTGCAAACGATGAAGACAATGTTAAAGAGAAGAAGACCTCCATAGAATCTCCAAaatctccttctcctcctttaTTGGAGAGAAAGCGCTCACTGTCTGGAGAGCAGAATCCAAAAATGGAAGTGAATGCCTCAGTTTTGGCTGACAGCAAAGCAGGAAAGCCCGAGGTGATCAAAAAAGTGGGGGAAGATGATGACTGGTTAGTAGGAGCTCTGAGCAGGAAGAAGTCTTTCTCGGGATCAAACTTTGATGCCAAAATCTTAACTCAGGAGCAAAATTTAGGCCTTGGAGAAGAAGTGGATCTGGAGTCACTTGTTAG TAAGGAAGCCACCTCACAAGGCCGGAGAGGCAGAAATAACACCCCTGGGAAACAATCGTCATCCTCCATGGATGCTGG aATTCCTTTCAACTCTTCACTTGGACAACCAAGCCTTGCTGCACAACATGCCCctgaaaaagaagagaaggcCAAGGAAG tgCTCCCGCAGCCAGACCTTAAGACAAACTCATCAGCTGCTGTCCAGCaacag GTGCCATTTTCAGCTGACAGCCTGCAGCAACTCTTACTACAACAACAG ATGATGCAGTCACAGTTATTGGGGCTTCGGGGTGTTTTGGATGCTGGGGCCGTGCAAAAAGTCGACCAGCACAATCATGGTGATGGAGAGGATTTACAAGCACGCGTCATACAGCTGGAGGCACAG GCGAAGACGTTGCAACTAGAGCGAGACCACAGCCAGATGTTGCTAGAAAGTATCCAGCAGCGACATAAACAGGACATGGAACTCATGGAAAACGCACACAA GACTCGCGTCAAGCTTCTCGAGGAATCTGCAATTCAGAGGGAGATGCGGATGCGGCAGGAGAGCGAAGATCTCCTCGAACGCTTGGCTGCGCTAACTCAAACGGCTGAGAAGGAGCGCTCAGAGCTGCAGGCTCACTACCAAAGAAAACTGGCCCAGTTCCAGCAAGACCAAGATCGTGACATAGAGAGACTCCGGGATTTGCAAAG AAAATCCATCACAGAGATGAAGAAAGACCACGAAGACCATATTCATAGACTGAAAAGGCTGAAAGAAGAAGAGGTTGACGCAGTAACAAGTGCAACATCTGAGACCAG gTCTCTAACGCTCGTAATAGAGAAGATGGAACAGTTTTCTTTTCGGCTTGGAGATCTCTCCAGTTTGGTCGAGAGCAGGCATGAACACACAACCCATGGTTTGGAGAAGGGGGCGCGGCACAGAGACGAGCAGCTCCGAA TCATGCAGGATCGTTTGGCTCAGCAAGAGAAAATAATGGCGGAGGAAAAAGCTTACCTGAAGGAAATCATCTCGAGGATGGACACTCAGATTAATGAACAACAGAGACAAATTGAGAAG GATCGCTGGAAGATGACAGGAGAGCAAGCCAAGGTAGAGTCCTCCTTGAAAAACCTGGAAGAAGAACGACGTGCCCTGACCATGCAGATGACCATGGAGAGAGAAGAGCTGGAAAGAGCTAAG CGTGCGTTATTGGAGGAGCAGAAGGCAGTGATGCAGCATTGCGCAGAGGAGAGAAGAAAGCTGGCAGCCGAGTGGAACGTCTTTCATGCTCAGGAAAAGCAGCGTCGAGAAAAGGCCGAACAGGACGTCAGCACTTTActggagagaagagagggcTCCATTCTGAGTCTTGCGCAG GAACAAGCTGATTTGAAGCTTCGCGGCGGAGAGCTGAAACTAAAAGAGACGGCTGTGGCACAGGAGAGAGAGGTTCTGGAAAAACTGAAAGGAGAACTAGAGCAAGAAAAGGAGAGGATAAGCACCACGGCCCTTAGGCTCAAAATCCGAGCGCAGGAAGTTGATGCCTTCAGCAAG CTGGCAGCAGAAAAGTATGAAGAAGGAGAGCAAGCATTGCGGGAAGCCAAACGTGTGGAGTCTGAACACCAGGCAAGGCTGAGAACCATTCATTCCCAGATTGAGAGACTGAGGCAGCTCGAACAACGTGCTCTTCAG gAGCGAATAAGGATCAACCCTCAGGAAACAACGGAGAAGTCTAAACTAGACCCTCCGAGTGGCTCTTTGACACAAACTACTCCCACTCTACCAG ATCTGGGTTCTGCAGTGCCGGAGTCAAAGTTAACTTTAACTACCAATCAGATTGTACCCAATTCTCAATCTGTGGCACTCCAGGCAAGTTTGGCCATATGGAAGTACAATGCACGAAAG GAGCATGACTACCTCCAAGAGCAGCAAATCTTCCTTGAAAACTtgaagaaaaagtcaaacaaactgAAGTCACAGTGGGCTACAGCATTATAA
- the LOC119125781 gene encoding fas-binding factor 1 homolog isoform X2 → MVNKPTMATNPKGKPTKSSFGDGDILESSFDGGKLPPRRKSGRGGLRNSTSDIENIFSILDDVNLDEDNIEGPDMNAASKKTSHSTSAETKKRSDNKESLPEPDILASDMKPREAGGKKIDASSARNKKFSFLDLDDQDDMDDLLDSLPQTKKKTPSKSNSLPTKPEKSTPSHSASLGQKRETTSAAKKLNELVFDDEKDDLIDELGLDYEIPKKKENVLFTNRESDQPQRARTRLDEILENCNSQRPEWPPPGGKKDQSSSREKNYKEVLLDDDLTFGSYQPTVGDNASGPQSRRQSIRFPTEDVSASSPEKKPPIPPTSTRARNPADWLCLSANDEDNVKEKKTSIESPKSPSPPLLERKRSLSGEQNPKMEVNASVLADSKAGKPEVIKKVGEDDDWLVGALSRKKSFSGSNFDAKILTQEQNLGLGEEVDLESLVSKEATSQGRRGRNNTPGKQSSSSMDAGIPFNSSLGQPSLAAQHAPEKEEKAKEVLPQPDLKTNSSAAVQQQVPFSADSLQQLLLQQQMMQSQLLGLRGVLDAGAVQKVDQHNHGDGEDLQARVIQLEAQAKTLQLERDHSQMLLESIQQRHKQDMELMENAHKTRVKLLEESAIQREMRMRQESEDLLERLAALTQTAEKERSELQAHYQRKLAQFQQDQDRDIERLRDLQRKSITEMKKDHEDHIHRLKRLKEEEVDAVTSATSETRSLTLVIEKMEQFSFRLGDLSSLVESRHEHTTHGLEKGARHRDEQLRIMQDRLAQQEKIMAEEKAYLKEIISRMDTQINEQQRQIEKDRWKMTGEQAKVESSLKNLEEERRALTMQMTMEREELERAKRALLEEQKAVMQHCAEERRKLAAEWNVFHAQEKQRREKAEQDVSTLLERREGSILSLAQEQADLKLRGGELKLKETAVAQEREVLEKLKGELEQEKERISTTALRLKIRAQEVDAFSKLAAEKYEEGEQALREAKRVESEHQARLRTIHSQIERLRQLEQRALQERIRINPQETTEKSKLDPPSGSLTQTTPTLPDLGSAVPESKLTLTTNQIVPNSQSVALQASLAIWKYNARKEHDYLQEQQIFLENLKKKSNKLKSQWATAL, encoded by the exons ATGGTAAACAAACCAACAATG GCCACAAATccaaaagggaaaccaactaAAA GCTCATTTGGTGATGGAGATATCCTCGAAAGCTCATTTGATGGTGGCA AACTCCCACCAAGAAGAAAGTCAGGACGTGGTGGATTACGAAATAG cacatCTGACATTGAAAACATCTTCAGTATTCTAGACGATGTAAATTTGGATGAAGACAACATTGAG GGCCCAGATATGAATGCTGCATCAAAGAAAACTTCTCATTCAACTTctgcagaaacaaaaaaacgatcTGATAATAAAGAGTCCTTGCCAGAACCAGATATACTAGCGAGTGATATGAAACCAAGGGAAGCAG gagggaagaagaTAGACGCATCTTCAGCGCGTAACAAAAAGTTCAGCTTCCTTG ACCTCGATGACCAGGATGATATGGATGACCTGTTGGATAGTTTAccgcaaaccaaaaaaaagacgcCATCCAAATCCAATTCACTGCCAACCAAACCTGAAAAATCGACACCTTCACATTCTGCATCTCTCGGccaaaaaagagaaacaa CCAGTGCAGCAAAGAAACTAAATGAACTCGTGTTTGATGATGAGAAAGATGATTTAATTGACGAACTTGGCCTGGATTATGAAATTcccaagaaaaaagaaaatgtgctttttaccAACAGGGAAAG TGACCAACCACAGAGAGCTCGCACCAGACTCGACGAGATTTTAGAGAACTGTAATTCCCAACGTCCAGAATGGCCACCACCAGGCGGGAAGAAGGACCAGTCTTCATCTCGGGAGAAAAACTACAAAG AGGTCCTTTTAGATGATGACCTCACATTTGGGTCATATCAGCCCACAGTGGGAGACAACGCTTCAGGGCCACAGTCCCGTCGGCAGTCTATCAG attccccACGGAGGACGTCAGTGCTTCTTCCCCGGAAAAAAAGCCCCCCATTCCCCCAACCTCCACTCGAGCCCGCAACCCAGCTGACTGGCTCTGTCTCAGTGCAAACGATGAAGACAATGTTAAAGAGAAGAAGACCTCCATAGAATCTCCAAaatctccttctcctcctttaTTGGAGAGAAAGCGCTCACTGTCTGGAGAGCAGAATCCAAAAATGGAAGTGAATGCCTCAGTTTTGGCTGACAGCAAAGCAGGAAAGCCCGAGGTGATCAAAAAAGTGGGGGAAGATGATGACTGGTTAGTAGGAGCTCTGAGCAGGAAGAAGTCTTTCTCGGGATCAAACTTTGATGCCAAAATCTTAACTCAGGAGCAAAATTTAGGCCTTGGAGAAGAAGTGGATCTGGAGTCACTTGTTAG TAAGGAAGCCACCTCACAAGGCCGGAGAGGCAGAAATAACACCCCTGGGAAACAATCGTCATCCTCCATGGATGCTGG aATTCCTTTCAACTCTTCACTTGGACAACCAAGCCTTGCTGCACAACATGCCCctgaaaaagaagagaaggcCAAGGAAG tgCTCCCGCAGCCAGACCTTAAGACAAACTCATCAGCTGCTGTCCAGCaacag GTGCCATTTTCAGCTGACAGCCTGCAGCAACTCTTACTACAACAACAG ATGATGCAGTCACAGTTATTGGGGCTTCGGGGTGTTTTGGATGCTGGGGCCGTGCAAAAAGTCGACCAGCACAATCATGGTGATGGAGAGGATTTACAAGCACGCGTCATACAGCTGGAGGCACAG GCGAAGACGTTGCAACTAGAGCGAGACCACAGCCAGATGTTGCTAGAAAGTATCCAGCAGCGACATAAACAGGACATGGAACTCATGGAAAACGCACACAA GACTCGCGTCAAGCTTCTCGAGGAATCTGCAATTCAGAGGGAGATGCGGATGCGGCAGGAGAGCGAAGATCTCCTCGAACGCTTGGCTGCGCTAACTCAAACGGCTGAGAAGGAGCGCTCAGAGCTGCAGGCTCACTACCAAAGAAAACTGGCCCAGTTCCAGCAAGACCAAGATCGTGACATAGAGAGACTCCGGGATTTGCAAAG AAAATCCATCACAGAGATGAAGAAAGACCACGAAGACCATATTCATAGACTGAAAAGGCTGAAAGAAGAAGAGGTTGACGCAGTAACAAGTGCAACATCTGAGACCAG gTCTCTAACGCTCGTAATAGAGAAGATGGAACAGTTTTCTTTTCGGCTTGGAGATCTCTCCAGTTTGGTCGAGAGCAGGCATGAACACACAACCCATGGTTTGGAGAAGGGGGCGCGGCACAGAGACGAGCAGCTCCGAA TCATGCAGGATCGTTTGGCTCAGCAAGAGAAAATAATGGCGGAGGAAAAAGCTTACCTGAAGGAAATCATCTCGAGGATGGACACTCAGATTAATGAACAACAGAGACAAATTGAGAAG GATCGCTGGAAGATGACAGGAGAGCAAGCCAAGGTAGAGTCCTCCTTGAAAAACCTGGAAGAAGAACGACGTGCCCTGACCATGCAGATGACCATGGAGAGAGAAGAGCTGGAAAGAGCTAAG CGTGCGTTATTGGAGGAGCAGAAGGCAGTGATGCAGCATTGCGCAGAGGAGAGAAGAAAGCTGGCAGCCGAGTGGAACGTCTTTCATGCTCAGGAAAAGCAGCGTCGAGAAAAGGCCGAACAGGACGTCAGCACTTTActggagagaagagagggcTCCATTCTGAGTCTTGCGCAG GAACAAGCTGATTTGAAGCTTCGCGGCGGAGAGCTGAAACTAAAAGAGACGGCTGTGGCACAGGAGAGAGAGGTTCTGGAAAAACTGAAAGGAGAACTAGAGCAAGAAAAGGAGAGGATAAGCACCACGGCCCTTAGGCTCAAAATCCGAGCGCAGGAAGTTGATGCCTTCAGCAAG CTGGCAGCAGAAAAGTATGAAGAAGGAGAGCAAGCATTGCGGGAAGCCAAACGTGTGGAGTCTGAACACCAGGCAAGGCTGAGAACCATTCATTCCCAGATTGAGAGACTGAGGCAGCTCGAACAACGTGCTCTTCAG gAGCGAATAAGGATCAACCCTCAGGAAACAACGGAGAAGTCTAAACTAGACCCTCCGAGTGGCTCTTTGACACAAACTACTCCCACTCTACCAG ATCTGGGTTCTGCAGTGCCGGAGTCAAAGTTAACTTTAACTACCAATCAGATTGTACCCAATTCTCAATCTGTGGCACTCCAGGCAAGTTTGGCCATATGGAAGTACAATGCACGAAAG GAGCATGACTACCTCCAAGAGCAGCAAATCTTCCTTGAAAACTtgaagaaaaagtcaaacaaactgAAGTCACAGTGGGCTACAGCATTATAA
- the LOC119125315 gene encoding cytoglobin-1-like isoform X2 produces MKSEHILSCDNKTKPVLHSHRDSVLGAQQFSLGQRRKGKQPLFPLRAKTKKKKMERMQEEGDLDHLERPSSLTDKDKVNIQDSWAKVYQNCDDVGVAILIRLFVNFPSSKQYFVKFKNIEDPEGLEKNPQLRNHARRVMSSINTLVENLANPEKITSALKLLGKAHALRHKVDPAYFKILNGVILEVLGEVFPEVMTADVAGAWTKLLATVYTGVTSTYEELGWTKLSTSTG; encoded by the exons ATGAAATCTGAGCACATTCTCAGCTGTGACAACAAAACCAAG ccTGTTCTTCACTCACACCGAGATTCAGTGCTGGGAGCGCAACAATTCTCATTGGGGCAAAGACGTAAAGGAAAGCAGCCTCTTTTCCCATTAagagcaaagacaaaaaaaaaaa AGATGGAGAGGATGCAGGAAGAGGGAGATCTGGACCACCTGGAGAGACCAAGTTCACTGACTGACAAGGATAAGGTGAACATCCAGGACTCCTGGGCAAAGGTTTACCAAAACTGTGATGATGTTGGAGTGGCCATACTCATTCG GCTGTTTGTGAACTTCCCCTCATCCAAGCAATACTTCGTCAAGTTTAAGAACATAGAAGACCCAGAGGGACTGGAAAAGAATCCCCAGCTGAGGAATCACGCCCGCAGAGTCATGAGCAGCATCAATACGCTGGTGGAGAACCTGGCTAACCCGGAGAAGATCACCTCAGCGCTGAAGCTACTCGGCAAAGCACATGCGCTTCGGCACAAAGTGGACCCGGCGTACTTTAAG ATCCTCAATGGTGTTATCCTGGAAGTACTGGGAGAAGTGTTCCCAGAGGTGATGACAGCAGATGTAGCAGGAGCCTGGACTAAACTCTTGGCTACAGTCTACACGGGTGTCACCAGCACCTATGAAGAACTGGGTTGGACCAAGCTCTCCACCTCAACCGGGTGA
- the LOC119125315 gene encoding cytoglobin-1-like isoform X1 translates to MKSEHILSCDNKTKPVLHSHRDSVLGAQQFSLGQRRKGKQPLFPLRAKTKKKKKMERMQEEGDLDHLERPSSLTDKDKVNIQDSWAKVYQNCDDVGVAILIRLFVNFPSSKQYFVKFKNIEDPEGLEKNPQLRNHARRVMSSINTLVENLANPEKITSALKLLGKAHALRHKVDPAYFKILNGVILEVLGEVFPEVMTADVAGAWTKLLATVYTGVTSTYEELGWTKLSTSTG, encoded by the exons ATGAAATCTGAGCACATTCTCAGCTGTGACAACAAAACCAAG ccTGTTCTTCACTCACACCGAGATTCAGTGCTGGGAGCGCAACAATTCTCATTGGGGCAAAGACGTAAAGGAAAGCAGCCTCTTTTCCCATTAagagcaaagacaaaaaaaaaaaaaaag ATGGAGAGGATGCAGGAAGAGGGAGATCTGGACCACCTGGAGAGACCAAGTTCACTGACTGACAAGGATAAGGTGAACATCCAGGACTCCTGGGCAAAGGTTTACCAAAACTGTGATGATGTTGGAGTGGCCATACTCATTCG GCTGTTTGTGAACTTCCCCTCATCCAAGCAATACTTCGTCAAGTTTAAGAACATAGAAGACCCAGAGGGACTGGAAAAGAATCCCCAGCTGAGGAATCACGCCCGCAGAGTCATGAGCAGCATCAATACGCTGGTGGAGAACCTGGCTAACCCGGAGAAGATCACCTCAGCGCTGAAGCTACTCGGCAAAGCACATGCGCTTCGGCACAAAGTGGACCCGGCGTACTTTAAG ATCCTCAATGGTGTTATCCTGGAAGTACTGGGAGAAGTGTTCCCAGAGGTGATGACAGCAGATGTAGCAGGAGCCTGGACTAAACTCTTGGCTACAGTCTACACGGGTGTCACCAGCACCTATGAAGAACTGGGTTGGACCAAGCTCTCCACCTCAACCGGGTGA
- the LOC119125315 gene encoding cytoglobin-1-like isoform X3, whose product MERMQEEGDLDHLERPSSLTDKDKVNIQDSWAKVYQNCDDVGVAILIRLFVNFPSSKQYFVKFKNIEDPEGLEKNPQLRNHARRVMSSINTLVENLANPEKITSALKLLGKAHALRHKVDPAYFKILNGVILEVLGEVFPEVMTADVAGAWTKLLATVYTGVTSTYEELGWTKLSTSTG is encoded by the exons ATGGAGAGGATGCAGGAAGAGGGAGATCTGGACCACCTGGAGAGACCAAGTTCACTGACTGACAAGGATAAGGTGAACATCCAGGACTCCTGGGCAAAGGTTTACCAAAACTGTGATGATGTTGGAGTGGCCATACTCATTCG GCTGTTTGTGAACTTCCCCTCATCCAAGCAATACTTCGTCAAGTTTAAGAACATAGAAGACCCAGAGGGACTGGAAAAGAATCCCCAGCTGAGGAATCACGCCCGCAGAGTCATGAGCAGCATCAATACGCTGGTGGAGAACCTGGCTAACCCGGAGAAGATCACCTCAGCGCTGAAGCTACTCGGCAAAGCACATGCGCTTCGGCACAAAGTGGACCCGGCGTACTTTAAG ATCCTCAATGGTGTTATCCTGGAAGTACTGGGAGAAGTGTTCCCAGAGGTGATGACAGCAGATGTAGCAGGAGCCTGGACTAAACTCTTGGCTACAGTCTACACGGGTGTCACCAGCACCTATGAAGAACTGGGTTGGACCAAGCTCTCCACCTCAACCGGGTGA